GATTCAAAATCGTAAGAATTGATGTATAAATAACCTGAAATTTTATGAATTTCGTCAACTTCCTTATCAGTTACAAATTCATCTGCTTTGGCAATTCCGAATAAAAAATGGATTAATTGCAAACGAGAAGCGTGAGACATGTGTTCTCTAATCTGAATACAAACTTGGCGAGCAGAAATGTCTTTTTTAACCATTCCCTTAAACAATTTAAAAGCGCTATTTGCACGTTCTTTTCCATACATTGATAAAAATTGAGAACGTACAAACTCCAATTCACGTTTGTCTACTTTTCCATCAGATTTTATAACTATGGATGCCAAAACAAGTAGGCTCATTTCAAAATCTCCAGATTGTGTATTTACATTTCTTCTTGTATATCTACTACCTCCTGTTGGCCTGTCTTTATTATAATCTATTTGTTCTTGTTTAAAATCATCAATTTCAAAACCATCAACAAAACTACCTATGGCAAAACCGATTGCAGCACCAATAGGACCTCCTAATGTAAAACCCAATCCTGCACCCAACCATTTAGAAAAACTACCCATAAATTTTATAAATTTGAGTTCAAATATAACAAATGATTGATATTTTAAATTTTTATCGATTAAAAGATTTTATTAAATTTTTAAATTGATACGCAACCAAATTGATAAAAAAGCATCTTATAAAAAAAACGCAACACTATGAAATCAATAAAAATAATTACCCTCTTTACTTTTATATTAATGTTTACTAACTGCGAAGAAAACAATGACAATCCTATTATATGTACTCAAATTTTTGTGCATGGTTTAGAAATAAACGTTACTGAAAAAGGTGCTACAAACCCAATTACTGGCGCTGTAAAAATAATTGCTAGAGATGAAGGTTATCAAGAAACTTTAGAAAATTCTGACCCAAATATGGCATTTTACGGAGCTGGAGAACGAAGAGGAACATACATTTTAACAGTAACTTCGGACAACTACAAAACATTTGAAAGTGAACCTATCGTTGTTACTGCTGATGAATGCCATGTGATTACCGAAAAAAGAACTTTTGAATTGGAATTAAAATAACTCCTTAAAATAATAAATTCTTATAGCACTATTTATATTGAATTTAGTTTATTTTTAGAATTACAGTTAATTTAATTAAATTTGCATTTTAAGAATGTAAATAATCTAAGAATTATGTATCCAGAAGAATTAGTAAAACCAATGCGTGACGAGTTAATAAACGCTGGTTTTGACGCATTATATACCAATGAAGATGTTGAAAACGCACTATCTAAAGAAGGAACAACATTAGTAGTTGTAAATTCTGTTTGTGGTTGTGCAGCAGGAACTGCAAGACCAGGAGCCATTGCTTCTTTAGGTGGCGAAAAAGTACCTGCTAATTTAACAACTGTTTTTGCAGGTGTAGAAAAAGAATCTACGCAAAAAGCAAGAGAGTTTATGATGCCTTTTCCTCCATCTTCACCAGCAATTGCTTTGTTTAAAGATGGTAATTTAGTACACATGTTAGAGCGTCATCACATTGAAGGAAGATCTGCACAAATGATTGCACAAAATTTAGCTGCTGCTTATAACGAGCATTGTTAATCCTATCCTAAATCCTTTCCAAAGAAAAGGACTTTAAAAATCCACGTTTAACTTCGTGGATTTTTTTATATTTAAATGAAAAAATATGGCTTCACAGTTTTCTACATACACAAAAGCAGAATTAGAGAAAAAATTAAAAAATCAAAAGAAGTTTGCCGTTATTAAAGGGTTTATAGTTCTGTTAATGGTTATTTTTGCTGTGGTTTCTACCATTGAAAACGGTGTATCCTTTCATACTTTTTTACCTTTATTTTTTGCACCAATGCTTTTTTTAATGATTTATGAAGCAAAAAAAATAAAACAAGAATTACTTTCCAGAAAATAACATGAACCAAGAACAAATTATCCAAAATACAATCGCTTTTGTAAAAGAAGAATTAAAAGACGCTGAAGGTGGACATGATTGGTTTCATATAGAACGTGTTTTTAGAAATGCTTTGCTGATATCAAGAGAAGAAAAAGTAGATGTTTTTGTGGTTTCTTTAGCAGCTTTGTTACATGATATTGCAGATCCAAAATTTCATAATGGTGATGAAAATTTAGGTCCTAAAATTGCAACCAAGTTTTTAATTGCACAAAAAGTTCCTAAAGAAATAGGAAAACATGTTGTAAAAATCATTAAAAATGTTTCTTTTAAAAACTCTTTAGAAGATAATTCTAATCAATTTACATCAAAAGAATTAGAAGTTGTGCAAGATGCAGATCGGTTAGATGCTATTGGCGCTATTGGTATTGCTCGTTGTTTTAATTATGGTGGTTTTAAAGATAGAGCTTTGTACGACCCAGAAATTATCCCCAATTTAACAATGACAAAAGCCGAATATAAGAAATCTACTGCACCAACTATCAATCATTTTTATGAAAAACTATTGTTGCTAAAAGATAAAATGAATACAGTTTCAGGTAAAAAAATTGCTGAAAGTAGGCATCAATTTATGGAAACCTATTTACAGCAATTTTATAATGAATGGAATGGGAAATTGTAAGGTTAGAAAACTCTAGAACTTTTTATTCTGTATGAGTTCTCGATACAATTTCGCAAAAAGGCGAAATCACTCGAACTGACATTTTTAAAGTATTCTAAAAGTTGTAAAGAAATCTTTAACTCTCGTTTGCTACTTCCAAAGCCGTAATTTTATATTCTAAAACTTCTAATTCTTGTCCAAATTCTATAATTTGTTCAACTGTTAAATCTTTACTTGAATTCACAAAATCTTTTAGCTGATTGCTCTTAAAATTGTAATATTCTAAAGCTTTATCTATTTTATTGTCTAATAATAATTCCATAATTTATTGTATTAAATCTTTTAATTCGCTTCTATATACAGAAGCACTTTTGCCTGTAAACTCTTTAAATAACTTGTTAAAGTGAGAAAAGTTATTAAAACCACATTCAAAACTGATGTCTGTAATACTCATTGTACTTTCTGCTAGCAATTTGGTAGCGTGTACAACTCTATATTCATTCACTAATTTTGTAAATGTTTTTCCTGTCGATTTTTTAAAGTATCTACAAAAAGCAGGAACAGTCATGCTTACTAATTCAGATACCTCATCTAAACTAATGTGATCTTTAAAATTATCGTTAATATGTTTGTAAACAACTTCAATCTTATTACTGTCTTGATGCGAACTTTCAAAAGCAAAACCATTTGCGTTTAATAATGTATAATCGTCTGTTGTAGCTAAATCATTTAAAATTTCTATAAAGGATGTAATTCTATTCGCCCCTTCTAATTCTATTAATTTTTCAATTTTAGCACCAATTCTTTGCTTAATTTCAATATTGAAACGAATTCCTTTTTTTGCACGCTCAAAAAGTGCATCAATGGCAGCCATTTCTGGAATTTTAAAAAATCCTTTACCTAAAAAATCTGGTAAAAACTGAATGAGCGTTTCAGAGCCATTGGTTGTTAATCGATCTAAATAACCAATATGTGGCAAATTAGAACCTATTAAAACTAATTGACTATTATTAAAGTAACTAATGTGATTGCCAATATGTCTTTTCCCTTTTCCTTTATTAACGTATACCAATTCTATTTCTGGGTGGAAATGCCAAAAAGGGGTATTTGTTTTTAAAAACTCTTCATGCTTTTTTAATAAAAAAGAACTTCCAAAATTTGGAGTAATTTTTTCAAGCGTTGGTTTTTTCTGTATCATGCTGCAAAAATACAACATTGTAAAATGACTATCTATATAAAATTATCACTTTTATATAGTATTTTAACTTAACATTGATTTAACACTAAAATAACTGTTAATTTAGCACATAAAATGACCAATTATGTTGTTTTCAGACCTTTATTTGTGTCCTAACTTTGCAGTGTAAAACAAAAGCAATGTCATCAACAAACAAAAGCATTGCTATTAATGAATAATAAAATTAGAAATAACTTAAAATTAAATAATATGAAAACAATTA
The DNA window shown above is from Polaribacter sp. Hel_I_88 and carries:
- a CDS encoding TerB family tellurite resistance protein, giving the protein MGSFSKWLGAGLGFTLGGPIGAAIGFAIGSFVDGFEIDDFKQEQIDYNKDRPTGGSRYTRRNVNTQSGDFEMSLLVLASIVIKSDGKVDKRELEFVRSQFLSMYGKERANSAFKLFKGMVKKDISARQVCIQIREHMSHASRLQLIHFLFGIAKADEFVTDKEVDEIHKISGYLYINSYDFESIKAMFYDSSENAYKILEIDKTATNDEVKTSYRKMVKKYHPDKLQDLGEEHLKGAKEKFQSIQDAYEQIKNERGL
- a CDS encoding BrxA/BrxB family bacilliredoxin is translated as MYPEELVKPMRDELINAGFDALYTNEDVENALSKEGTTLVVVNSVCGCAAGTARPGAIASLGGEKVPANLTTVFAGVEKESTQKAREFMMPFPPSSPAIALFKDGNLVHMLERHHIEGRSAQMIAQNLAAAYNEHC
- a CDS encoding HD domain-containing protein yields the protein MNQEQIIQNTIAFVKEELKDAEGGHDWFHIERVFRNALLISREEKVDVFVVSLAALLHDIADPKFHNGDENLGPKIATKFLIAQKVPKEIGKHVVKIIKNVSFKNSLEDNSNQFTSKELEVVQDADRLDAIGAIGIARCFNYGGFKDRALYDPEIIPNLTMTKAEYKKSTAPTINHFYEKLLLLKDKMNTVSGKKIAESRHQFMETYLQQFYNEWNGKL
- a CDS encoding AraC family transcriptional regulator; this translates as MIQKKPTLEKITPNFGSSFLLKKHEEFLKTNTPFWHFHPEIELVYVNKGKGKRHIGNHISYFNNSQLVLIGSNLPHIGYLDRLTTNGSETLIQFLPDFLGKGFFKIPEMAAIDALFERAKKGIRFNIEIKQRIGAKIEKLIELEGANRITSFIEILNDLATTDDYTLLNANGFAFESSHQDSNKIEVVYKHINDNFKDHISLDEVSELVSMTVPAFCRYFKKSTGKTFTKLVNEYRVVHATKLLAESTMSITDISFECGFNNFSHFNKLFKEFTGKSASVYRSELKDLIQ